The proteins below come from a single Nocardioides eburneiflavus genomic window:
- a CDS encoding nuclear transport factor 2 family protein: MDAATLLARLASVIDAHDWEGLPALLHPDFSCRLVHTGEVFDRAGWVRLNADYPGFQRLRVEDLVADGVRGVLRARVTGTSETGDELVFAVASFATVRDDLLAELVEVWADVGQDAPAGTRLD; the protein is encoded by the coding sequence ATGGATGCTGCCACCCTCCTCGCCCGCCTCGCCTCGGTGATCGACGCCCACGACTGGGAGGGACTGCCCGCGCTGCTGCACCCGGACTTCAGCTGTCGGCTGGTGCACACCGGCGAGGTCTTCGACCGCGCGGGCTGGGTCCGGCTCAACGCCGACTACCCCGGGTTCCAGCGCCTGCGGGTCGAGGACCTCGTCGCCGACGGGGTGCGCGGAGTGCTCCGGGCCCGGGTCACCGGCACGAGCGAGACCGGCGACGAGCTGGTGTTCGCCGTCGCGAGCTTCGCCACCGTCCGGGACGACCTCCTCGCCGAGCTGGTCGAGGTGTGGGCAGACGTCGGGCAGGACGCCCCCGCCGGAACCCGTCTCGACTAG
- a CDS encoding VOC family protein has translation MPSFVKSVTFDCRDPLRVAAFWAGALGSNVDEDSTPDRAWVEPAGWGGPSLWFQRVPEPKVAKNRQHFDLRAPRDLKAECDRLVRLGATVVTRHDELIVMADPEGNEFCLET, from the coding sequence GTGCCCTCCTTCGTGAAGTCGGTGACGTTCGACTGCCGGGACCCGCTGCGGGTAGCCGCGTTCTGGGCGGGCGCCCTCGGCTCGAACGTCGACGAGGACAGCACCCCGGACCGCGCTTGGGTCGAGCCCGCAGGGTGGGGTGGGCCCAGTCTCTGGTTCCAGCGGGTGCCCGAGCCGAAGGTCGCCAAGAACCGGCAGCACTTCGACCTCCGCGCCCCGAGAGACCTCAAGGCCGAGTGCGACCGGCTGGTGCGCCTCGGCGCCACCGTCGTCACGCGGCACGACGAGCTCATTGTGATGGCCGACCCGGAGGGCAACGAGTTCTGCCTGGAGACCTGA
- a CDS encoding HNH endonuclease signature motif containing protein: MRCPAWRARAVADTTIHSTPPLTVEAAAFVDAQVAAVAGRVGSAQLDRLVAETIRRYDLATADPTQDPEDGYLHVDPRHVTVDTEDVHYAGTLRIEAEVDIADALDLDRAVAHHAATHAALGSLLPLDARRAKALGDLARTQTALDLAGGGADLEDTGAGGGDADEPHLPAARAVVIHAHVDASFSGDTTVFGPTGRMENGQRLVLLEQVQSWCADSRTEVTIKPVIDLNTHLTAQTYKVPADIREQVQLRDRTCVFPGCARPARRCDVDHIVAYDHDAEAEGRPQPLPTQTDNLACLCRFHHRLKTHSPWRYAMVEPGVFAWTSPHGHRYRRDHTGTTDLEPLVRGESPAPPGIPRPRRR; encoded by the coding sequence GTGCGGTGCCCGGCGTGGCGGGCACGCGCGGTCGCAGACACCACCATCCACTCCACCCCTCCCCTGACGGTCGAGGCGGCCGCGTTCGTCGACGCGCAGGTCGCCGCCGTCGCCGGACGGGTCGGGTCCGCGCAGCTCGACCGGCTCGTCGCGGAGACCATCAGGCGCTACGACCTCGCGACCGCCGACCCCACGCAGGACCCCGAGGACGGCTACCTGCACGTCGACCCGCGCCACGTCACCGTGGACACCGAGGACGTGCACTACGCCGGCACCCTGCGGATCGAGGCCGAGGTCGACATCGCCGACGCCCTCGACCTCGACCGCGCCGTCGCCCACCACGCCGCCACCCATGCCGCCCTCGGATCGCTGCTGCCACTCGATGCGCGCCGCGCCAAAGCGTTGGGTGACCTCGCCAGGACGCAGACCGCGCTGGATCTCGCCGGCGGCGGCGCCGACCTGGAGGACACCGGCGCTGGCGGCGGCGACGCCGACGAGCCGCACCTGCCGGCCGCCCGTGCGGTGGTGATCCACGCCCACGTCGACGCGTCTTTCTCCGGCGACACCACGGTGTTCGGTCCCACCGGCCGGATGGAGAACGGCCAGCGCCTGGTCCTGCTCGAGCAGGTCCAGTCCTGGTGCGCCGACTCGCGCACCGAGGTCACCATCAAGCCCGTCATCGACCTCAACACCCACCTCACCGCGCAGACCTACAAGGTCCCCGCCGACATCCGCGAACAAGTCCAGCTCCGCGACCGCACGTGTGTCTTCCCCGGATGTGCGAGACCAGCACGGCGCTGCGACGTCGACCACATCGTCGCCTACGACCACGACGCCGAAGCAGAAGGCAGACCCCAACCCCTCCCGACACAGACCGACAACCTCGCCTGCCTGTGCCGGTTCCACCACCGCCTCAAGACCCACTCACCCTGGCGCTACGCCATGGTCGAGCCCGGCGTCTTCGCGTGGACCAGCCCCCACGGCCACCGCTACCGCCGCGACCACACCGGCACCACCGACCTCGAGCCGCTCGTCCGCGGCGAGTCGCCAGCCCCACCCGGCATCCCGCGACCCCGCCGACGATGA